The following coding sequences lie in one Spea bombifrons isolate aSpeBom1 chromosome 5, aSpeBom1.2.pri, whole genome shotgun sequence genomic window:
- the NUP42 gene encoding nucleoporin NUP42: MAICQYFLEGRCRYGDKCWNEHTRGGGGGGRYHTQTRHQQPPSSGGSHIWKNAPTKQAPGFQKSTTWSSKDNNRGGFGSFSGSDNSGNRNFTGSSGFQSTQNRFSALGNQGHSKDSQADQDGNLIDDIKNDMVVWESTGQWQLSVYAPQREKHNISGFSDVSPEELRVEYYMSKANGNAAGYINTVQQMVNQWKQRLLQLKNLNPMSRDALLRELTSASSSNTPATFGAAQQSTFAPSNASSSSAALASFSFKSDSTFAQNVNAPSSGTGFTFSGASGFGSKPSSTAAAGSMGTASAAAAAATFSFARTTAPTIGTSGFGVPSVAPSFGMPSTTHTVPAFGAGSPRVSGFGGGDGTFASPAFGGGHNTTAATGFSGVASTASSVAGLFKSATAGPTFTTSIFGQPPALPVGGTATNTPPAASASDGSTLDPLFTPRSELSPEDLLQFTAKKFTLGKIPLEPPPADLVNWYKTP; the protein is encoded by the exons ATGGCGATCTGTCAATACTTCTTGGAGGGCCGGTGCCGTTACGGAGATAAATGTTGGAATGAACACACGAGAGGTGGtggagggggtggtagataccACACGCAGACCCGACACCAGCAGCCACCCTCTTCAG GTGGCTCTCATATTTGGAAAAATGCGCCTACAAAACAGGCTCCCGGTTTCCAAAAATCCACAACATGGAGCAGTAAGGACAATAACAGGGGTGGATTTGGATCATTTTCCGGCTCGGACAATAGCGGGAACAGAAACTTTACTGGATCTTCGGGATTCCAATCTACCCAGAATCGTTTTTCCGCCTTAGGCAATCAAGGTCATAGCAAGGATTCTCAGGCAGACCAAGACGGCAACCTAAT AGATGACATTAAAAATGACATGGTGGTGTGGGAATCTACAGGACAGTGGCAGCTCTCTGTTTATGCGCCACAAAGGGAGAAACATAATATCTCCG GATTTTCAGACGTCTCACCAGAAGAGCTACGCGTTGAATACTACATGTCCAAGGCCAATGGCAATGCTGCAGGCTAT ATAAATACAGTCCAGCAGATGGTGAACCAGTGGAAACAGAGACTTCTTCAACTCAAAAACCTAAACCCAATGTCTAGAGATGCCTTG CTGCGTGAACtgacttctgcatcttctagtAACACACCTGCAACATTTGGAGCAGCCCAGCAATCTACCTTTGCGCCTTCCA ATGCGTCATCCAGCAGCGCAGCCCTTGCCTCGTTCAGCTTTAAATCGGATTCTACCTTTGCCCAAAACGTGAATGCTCCATCTTCAGGGACTGGTTTTACTTTTTCAGGGGCTTCAGGGTTTGGTAGTAAACCCAGCAGTACTGCTGCGGCTGGCAGCATGGGGACGGCATCCGCGGCGGCAGCAGCTGCTACATTTTCATTTGCAAGGACAACTGCGCCAACCATTGGAACATCTGGGTTTGGTGTGCCATCTGTCGCACCTAGCTTTGGGATGCCTTCTACCACACACACGGTTCCTGCTTTTGGTGCAGGCTCCCCACGTGTTTCGGGATTTGGGGGAGGTGATGGTACTTTTGCCAGTCCTGCTTTTGGGGGAGGTCATAATACCACAGCGGCTACCGGTTTCAGTGGTGTTGCAAGCACAGCCTCTTCAGTTGCTGGCCTTTTTAAATCTGCCACCGCAGGTCCTACTTTTACGACCTCGATATTTGGGCAGCCACCAGCGCTTCCTGTCGGTGGTACTGCAACTAACACACCACCTGCAGCTTCTGCATCTGACGGCAGCACACTGGATCCTTTATTTACCCCTCGGAGTGAGCTTTCTCCCGAAGACCTCCTGCAATTTACGGCAAAGAAGTTTACTTTAGGAAAGATTCCTTTGGAACCACCACCAGCTGATCTGGTTAATTGGTACAAGACTCCTTGA
- the GPNMB gene encoding transmembrane glycoprotein NMB encodes MKAMGLGSVVALILCLGSGIQAVTRYQDVMVLGSRSGHTGNHNQIRGWSPGSNSWDEMLYPAWKAGDSRWENCWKGGKVVALLTSNSPALIGSNVTFAVTLQFPRCQRANDDGDIVYDRRCRNDTANYQDQYVYNWTKWVDYCDQGNCSFISKFPDGRPFPQRHDWRRRNFVYVFHTLGQYYQQLGGPWTTLSLNTTNITAGTQMMEVSVYRRGHRRCYPVAKASDIYVVTDEIPFYVNISQKNDRSSSDKIFIKDSPIKFDVQLHDPSHYLDDAVVTFNWSFGDGNGSLISNDPDIKHTYNVLGNYSLKLTVKAAIPGPCNPVTPTPLVPTTHSTSTAHTTSNSTSNGTEFPPADTTFPFTTEGPNLTTYSTLTTTPVPTEAPGCFIYRYGHYETNLTIVDGILDVNIIQMTDVQVSASLAQDSFIDFVVSCQGSLPKDACTVISDYTCMVPQGMVCDKVNASDQCLVTLRRSFAEPGTYCVNITLRDDASVALASTLVSVNGFRPQRNIEAILIPLGLVVIVAAVIGAILFKKYKEYKPIGNAADQHADEGIRVYFNQIKSGLFKENAENDPLLKNKARII; translated from the exons ATGAAGGCTATGGGGCTGGGGAGTGTAGTGGCTCTCATTCTGTGTCTTGGCTCAGGAATCCAGGCGGTAACGC GTTATCAGGATGTGATGGTTCTTGGAAGCCGGTCTGGCCATACGGGAAATCATAACCAGATTCGTGGCTGGTCTCCTGGCAGTAACTCTTGGGATGAGATGCTCTATCCTGCCTGGAAAGCTGGAGATTCCAGATGGGAGAACTGCTGGAAAG GTGGAAAGGTGGTGGCTCTCTTGACCAGTAACAGCCCAGCGCTGATAGGGTCAAATGTTACCTTTGCTGTGACACTACAGTTTCCCAGATGCCAGAGAGCTAATGATGATGGGGACATAGTGTATGACAGAAGATGCAGAAATG ATACCGCCAACTACCAAGACCAATATGTATATAACTGGACAAAGTGGGTAGATTACTGTGATCAAGGGAACTGCAGCTTTATCAGCAAGTTTCCAGATGGCCGACCTTTCCCACAACGTCATGACTGGAGAAGGAGGAACTTTGTTTACGTTTTCCATACACTGG GTCAGTACTACCAACAACTCGGAGGACCATGGACAACTCTGTCCCTTAATACTACAAATATCACAGCTGGTACGCAGATGATGGAAGTGTCTGTCTATAGAAGAGGGCACAGAAGATGTTATCCAGTTGCTAAAGCAAGTGACATTTACGTTGTGACAG ATGAAATTCCTTTCTATGTGAACATTTCTCAGAAGAATGACCGCAGCTCATCAGACAAGATCTTCATTAAGGATTCTCCTATTAAATTTGATGTCCAGCTTCACGATCCTAGCCATTACCTTGATGATGCAGTGGTGACCTTCAATTGGAGCTTTGGTGATGGAAATGGGTCTCTCATTTCTAATGATCcagatataaaacatacatataacGTACTTGGAAATTACAGCCTTAAACTAACTGTGAAAGCAGCCATTCCTGGACCCTGTAATCCTGTCACGCCTACTCCGCTTGTACCCACAACACACTCTACTTCCACTGCCCACACAACAAGCAACAGCACTA GTAATGGTACAGAGTTTCCTCCTGCAGACACTACATTTCCATTCACCACTGAAGGTCCCAATCTGACAACTTACTCTACTCTAACTACTACGCCAGTGCCAACAGAAGCTCCTGGATGCTTCATCTACAGATATGGGCATTACGAAACAAATCTTACCATTGTAG ATGGTATTCTTGATGTGAACATCATTCAGATGACTGATGTTCAAGTATCGGCATCTCTAGCACAAGATTCTTTCATAGACTTTGTTGTGTCCTGCCAAGGAAG TTTACCTAAAGATGCCTGCACAGTTATTTCAGACTACACGTGCATGGTGCCGCAGGGCATGGTCTGTGATAAGGTAAATGCTTCAGACCAGTGCTTGGTGACCCTCCGACGATCATTTGCTGAACCAGGAACCTACTGTGTAAATATCACACTGAGAGATGATGCAAGTGTGGCTCTTGCAAGCACCTTGGTATCTGTAAATG GATTCAGACCACAAAGAAACATAGAGGCAATTCTTATTCCTCTAGGCTTGGTTGTCATTGTAGCAGCAGTAATTGGTGCCATTCTCTTCAA GAAATACAAGGAATACAAACCAATTGGGAACGCTGCAGATCAACATGCTGATGAAGGAATACGTGTGTACTTCAATCAAATTAAATCTGGTCTCTTTAAGGAAAACGCTGAGAATGACCCTCTCCTGAAAAACAAAGCTAGGATTATATAA